taaataaataaaagaaaatccaatCCATTTCCATTCTTTATTGGGCAGCTGCCTCAGAAGACACCATGTTGGCAGTGTCTTCCTTAGTAGAGACCCAAGTAAGCACCTTTTTTTCTGTAGCTTCTTTGATATCCTCTTTTCCTCCCCAAGAGGCAGGCAGTGCCCTTGTCTGTTCCTCCCTCTTCTGGATTTAGAGGGGCTGAGGGGACTGCATTGGTTTCCTTTGTGGGAAGCCGTGCCACCAGCCTGATTTAAGTTGTACCCAATTCACCACCACATTTCATGGGCTTCCCTGCCCTCTGTCTTAGAGCTGGAGAAACAAAACCCAGGCGCTCCTCAATCCTGCCCTAGGAGTTTATTATCTAATTCATGGGTGCCCCATGTGGCCAGGACACCAGGCAGTCCTCGTGAGCAAATGAAACTTGATTTACAGCTGTACTCTTTACCGGTACCTAGAAACGAATCCTGAGACCGTGTTTCTGTCCATGCACCCAAGTGTCTGTGGTTGGCACGAATCTCAGTGAAAAATTCCCTTGAAATCCCCACACCAGGGGCACTCTCAAAACTTCAAAAATCTGCCTCCTCATTTCTTGGTTCCCCCTTCATGCTCTGAGGATGAGGTTTTCACTGAATCCACTCTTGCTTGGTGAGGCTGATGACAGTCAGGCCTCATGGTGAGCTCTTCGTGGATTTAGAGGTGCCTTGCCCAGGTCTAAGCCCTCAGAGAAAACTTTCTAGTCTCTCTCATTCTCTGACCCAGAGGTCGGAGTATAAGTGAGCCCTATGGGGCTTTCTGGCTGGTGAAAGGCTGTCTCTTCCACTCCCATTGAGGGGAGCTCTCCCTTGTTAACCTCTGTGTCCTCTGCAGAAGTGGAAGTGAGTTGGGGCCTTGGCTGCCTCTCATCATAGACTCTTCACATCCATAGTTCTCAGAGCTCTCACCCCTTGGCTGCGGGGGTAAGAGTCTCTCCCCATCTAGGCCAAATTCATTGGTATGATTTGGTTTGACCTTGTTGTTTAATGATATAAGACTTAAAGCTTCAGATTTAGGGCAAGTCCATGTaaggtggggcctggtgcagCTTGATAAAGAAGACTTACACTTTATTGAGTGAAACTGTTCCTAGCACTTCATGTTCATTTAAGCCTTGTAACATGGGTGACATGTTGGGTGATATTATCTTGGTCATCTTACAGACAATGAAACAGATTCAGGGGCCATGTTCTTGATCACTAGGTGGTGGCAGAGCCAAGACTTGAAGCCGTGTGTGCCTGAGTCTGGAATCCGTGAGCTTAATCTctggtcagtggttctcaaagtgtggcccctGAAGCTGATTAGTAGCATTACCTGCAGCATGTTAGAAATGCAGGTTCTCAGCTCCACCCTAGACTTGCTAGCTCTGAAACCTCTGAAACTCTAGGGGTGGAATCCAGCCacctgtgttttgttgttgttgttgttgttgttgttttgttttgttttttttgagtggtgtcttgctctgtcacccaagctggagtacagtggtgtgatctcggctcactgcaacttctgcctcctgggttcaagcaattctcctgcctcggcctcctgagtaactgggactagagcTGTggacaaccacgcccagctaatcagCCACCTGTGTTTTAACAAACCCTGCAGGAGAGTCACATGCACCTGTGCCATGCTGCCTGGCTCCCTGCTGAGTGACATTTTCCTCAGTATCAACCCAAAAGCCTGGAGAAGAGAGAAATGgctggaaaataagagaaaaggagaagaaagcagaagagaaggaaaaagatgtGTTGGAAAGAGAGGGATCAAGTTTAAATGGGTCTTTGGGATGGGGCTAAATTCAGGACAAAAAGCAAAGTACTCCAATGAAGCCTAGAGGAAGGCCTGCCCCACCTGGTTCCCTGGTAGAGGTAGACATTTTTCACATCTTCGTTACTTTATTCATGACCGGGTTGAATCTGATTTACATATTTGAGAAGATGGCTGGGTATGCAGCTGATCACTGCTGTGAGCAGCACGTTGCATTTTCGGGAGTTTGGTTGTACATCTGGGTGAAATTTAGCATTAGtagggaggagaggaggctgcacagagcagcagacaCAGGCACTGGCTGTCTGCTAGCTTTCCCCAGCTTTCCTAAGAGGCTTCTGCAAAGGAGCTGATTTCCCTACGTTTATTGAGGCTAAGCTTCGCCCCCATGATAACAAGTATAGAAGGCAAACTCCCTTTGCACAGAACCCCATAGAGCCATGGAAAATTCCAGGTGGTGTGATGGGGACATCACCAGGCAGGAGTCAAATTGCAAGTTCAGAGTTGAGTCTGATGAGTAAAATGTGGCTTCTGCAGTTTCCCCTAAACCAACACATCTTCCCTGATAACCACTGACTTAGaagcaagaagaaaaggaagcatGATCTGGCCAAGACTTTTTGGGCGACTTCCTGAAGACATTTGTGAGACCCTTGTGCGCTGTTGCAGAGCCACAGGAGCCAAAGTGacaagaatagaggaaaaaaaggaacccaagcaacaaaatacatgaaattgTGTCCTGGGACCCAGGTTACTTAGAGATGAATCTGGGTGCTGACTTGGGCTTATAGACCTGGCTCCCAGATCCAGCTTCTGTGGAAGTCAAGAGGGCTTTGCCAAAACCACCTGTGGCCATAGCCAGGGCCACTAGCAAGGACTCCTAATTGGGGCCCTCGGCCCTCCTTTAGGAGGCCCGGCTGCATCGTCCTGGTGGGATTTGATGTTTCTCATCTCATATGAGAAGATCTGAGCTGAACAGGAGAAGTTTGATTCTCAGACCATGCACACACCGTGGGAGAGTCTTGAAAGGCCCAGAGAGTACCCATCTTGCTCTGTGCTTCCCCTTGGCCTTGGCTGCTCTGGCTTTAAGCCTGTAATCCATCCAGAGAGGGTACCATGCCTGGAGTTTGGGCTGGTTCCCTGCATCTTTGTGAGCTATTTTCTGCCCATCCAGCAAGATAGAGTGCTTGTTCTCCTGCTTACCTCACAAAGATAAAGATTTCAAAGAGTTCAAAATTCTCCTACTTCTCCTTCGTGTAGCATAGGGTACCCTGGCACACCCAGGGCAAGAAAGACCATCATGCCCCATGCCACCCCAGGTTCCATGGGGCCAGAGGTAGAAATGCggctgaggccaggcgcagtggctcatgcctgtaatcccagcactttgggaggctgaactgggcggatcacaaggtcaggagattgagaccatcctggctaacacggtgaaacaccttctctactaaaaatacgaaaaataattagccgggcgtggtggcgggtgcctgtactcccagctactcaggaggctgaggcaggagaatggtgtgaacctgggaggcggagcttgcagtgagccgagatcgcaccactgcactccagcctgggcaacagagcgagactccgtctcaaaaaaaaaaaaaagaaaaggaaaaaggaaaaaaagaaataggactgAATACAGTCCTCTGGGTGTATTACACAAGTTGTTTCTGTTTGCCTCAGTGTCTTCTGGGACTGAGTTCTATTTGATCATTTTATAATTAGCCACTAAGAGTCTTGATTTGTAACTTTCAGTACAAGGGTAGTGAACACTCAAACTGTTAATCTAATCATGTTAGGGCTCAAGtggaaaatacagataaaaatcaGTACGTATAGCATGATTTCATAAGAACACATACAAAACTCTCTCTCTACATGTATatagaactacacacacacacacgcacacataaaGTCAAACACCAAAATGCTAAGGGTTATATGAGAttataggtatttttaaaatagtccaTATGTTTACTTATCTGTATTTTGAGTCTTCTACAATGAACTTGTATAACTTATGTAACAAAAAGAAGTAACTGcataaacaaaattcaacatacaaAAGTGATACAGTGATATTACATCTGCATCACagttattattgtaaagattaaatgaaatatgcCTTTAACATGCTTAGCACCTTCCACAgcacattgcaaaaaaaaaaaaaagacaaaaccttaACATCCTATGTGCCAAGaattattgcaaatattttcttgcattaACTAATTTAAGCCTCACAACAACACAACGATGTAGGCTATTTTTATTgccccagttttacagatgaggaaactgaggcacagagaagttatcCACATGGCAGAGCCAAGCTTTAAACCTAGATACTCCAGTTCCAGAGTCCGTTCTTAGGCACTTTGCTTTACTACCTCTTGACGGATCATAACTGATCAACTAGTGTGAGctgctgttgttatttttgttaaggATTTACACAATAAAATTACTGAATAGCAACAAGGTAGCTCTATAGGAACCATGGTAGCTCTGCAGAGAGGACAGAGGAGAGCCCTAATATGTAGCATTTTCCAGTTTCCTTGGTGTAAATATCCTCATCATGACTATGATTGATTTCAAGCTATCAGCGTGCAGTACTAACTGGGGAGTCGGGAAGAGATGTGCACGATCAGCTCTTGCTAGCTGATGCGATCCTGATTCAAGACACCACTGACAGGTTGTTCTGTATCTGATCAACACGGCCCCACCCAGCTGACTGCATTTCTGCTGGTGCTAGCTGTCCAGAGGCTAGAGTGACTTCCCAGCCTGGAGGAGCCAGGCCCTGCTGGCCAGAGCCAGGCCAGGGCTCTCCTGCCATCATTGTTTGATTGAGCTTTCAGGCTGTCTCTGTGCAATTGCCAGAGGTAGCACCTGTCCTGTGAACCAGTAGAGCTGGGTTCTAAAGCTGACAGCCATCtctaaaatgcagattttaaatGGTATCTTATTAGTTATATCCCATTttaaatctatataaatataaaatataatttttatataatttaattatagtTATATACACAATTTAATTACAGTAATAATAATGAGACTAGTAATAATTAAGCAGGATTTATAATATACCAAGCACAGTGCTAAGTAAAATATCATAATCTCATCTAATCCTCCAATAGCCCTATATGATgcaggcattattattattattatctccattttgcagatgaggaaactgaggtacagagagattAAGATACCTACCCAAGGATCCATAATAAGAGGAGGAGCTGGTATTTAAATACGAGAGAAAGATTGGGAAGAGCAGGCAGCATGCATTCATTGTTAACAGCGGTGTACTTGCGGGGCAGCGTGATTCGCATGGGTGGACTCACACTTTTTACTTCATGCATTTGTGTAAAGTTTATTTTCACAATGGCTAGTGTTAACTTTGGCTATttcaaaagctagaaatcaaAATATTGCTTCTCAAGCTGTGTCTGGTTTCTGAGGTCTGAGCTCCCTCCCACCCTATCCCTTTTCTCAATTCCAGACTGAGAAGAACAACAAATAGAATTCTGGCTTCCTCCTGCTGTAGCAGTAACATTTTAGGATCGGTGAATGTATGCGGTTTTGAACCTGATCAAGTCAAAGTTCGAGTGAAGGATGGAAAGGTATGTGTGTCGGCTGAGCGGGAGAACAGGTACGACTGCCTCGGATCGAAAAAGTACAGCTACATGAACATCTGCAAAGAGTTCAGCTTGCCGCCCTGTGTGGATGAGAAGGATGTAACATACTCCTACGGGCTCGGCAGTTGTGTCAAGATCGAGTCTCCTTGCTACCCTTGCACTTCTCCTTGCAACCCTTGCAACCCCTGCAACCCGTGCAGCCCCTGCAACCCCTGCAGCCCCTGCAGCCCCTGCAACCCATGTGACCCTTGCAACCCGTGTTATTCCTGTGGAAGCCGATTTTCCTGTAGGAAGATGATTTTGTAAAGTGCGCATAGGAACCCATTACTTAATAGAAGTCAGTTACTCCAGCCAGGCAGCTCTCCCAGtgtttctcctctccttcccatgGCCCCTGTTGTTCAAGTACATAGGAAACTGAATACATAACTGCAATCTGCTGGTGTTGTGTGAAAGTCTTTTGGTTAAACCCACTGCAGGAGCCCTGCAGAGTTAGTGAACACTGGAATAATTAGTGGATGGGAATAGAAGGATGATATGGTGAGATCCACACTTCCACTCCCTCCTCCATACTCAACTACCTCCAAACTCCAGGAGAAGACACTCTTCTGGTGGGCATCCCCAGACATTGTTTTCCAGATGATCCAGTGAAATGGCCTAGCCCAGAAACCAAATGGTCAAAGCAGAAACAGATTAGAGATAAAGGCAAACACTTTTTCAAAGCTACTGCAGTAGGGAGTCCTGGAAAAGACTCCTCAAGCACAGTGGGGTTGTGGTTTTACTGGACAatgatcagaaaacaaaaactacgGGGTGGTACGTGGGATGAGGGGCATGTTTGCTGGCCAAGGCGGGGTGGCCATACAGCTTGTCATTTTTCAACATTCTTGTGGTTTGGGGGGTTTGACCAGCTCTGGTTAGTATATGGATgccaaacaaaacatttaaaaaaaaagcataaacaaaCCAGCTTTGCTTTGCAACCTGCTTGAGATTTATTATAActatctctttttctgtttttttttttctttttttttcttttttttttagacagagcttGCCCTGTcctccagactggagtacagtggtgcagtctcagctcactgcaacttctgcctcccgggttcaagcgattcttctgcctcagcctcctgagtagctgggattacagacgtgccgcaccatgcatggctaatttttgtgtatttttagtagagacagggtttcaccctgttggccaggctggtctcgaactcctgacctcaggggatccaccacttcagcctcccaaagtgttgggattacaggcatgggctaccatgcccagcctcttttctttttttttagacagggtcttgctctgtcctgaaggctggagtgcagtggtgcaatcatggctaactgcagccttgatctcctgggctccaatgatcctcccatctcagcctcctgtgtagttgAGGCTACAGGTGCATGTTACCAAGGcaggctaagttttgtacttttggtggagaccagattttgccatgttgcctgagCAATTcttaaactcctaagctcaagaaaTCCACTCGCTTTGGCctcgcaaaatgctgggattacaggtgtgagtcactgaacCTGGCCCGTCTCCTTTTCTTAATTTCTGAAACTGCTTTTAGACACAGAAGTTCAATTCAAAGTTCAGGAATGGAAAAGTACAGCCTTCACAAAATGATAGCATAAGTCACCTGAACTTGGATCTGCCTGGAGGACACAGCCCATGAGTCATTCTTTATTACCAGGATTGAAATAAGTGTAAAGAAAGTACGAGATGATGGGGAAGAATCAGAATGAGGATACTGGCTGGTTTCAAACCTGACTCTCAGAGGGAACATAAAACCCTCCAGTTTGCACAGTAAGTCTCTTCATGAGTTTCAGCTGCATGTGGGTGAAGGCAGTAGTTCTCAGCATTGGCTGCACATGGGGATCACTGGG
The Symphalangus syndactylus isolate Jambi chromosome 7, NHGRI_mSymSyn1-v2.1_pri, whole genome shotgun sequence genome window above contains:
- the ODF1 gene encoding outer dense fiber protein 1 gives rise to the protein MAALNCLLDSVRRDIKKVDRELRQLRCIDEFSTRCLCDLYMHPYCCCDLHPYPYCLCYSKRSRSCGLCDLYPCCLCDYKLYCLRPSLRSLERKAIRAIEDEKRELAKLRRTTNRILASSCCSSNILGSVNVCGFEPDQVKVRVKDGKVCVSAERENRYDCLGSKKYSYMNICKEFSLPPCVDEKDVTYSYGLGSCVKIESPCYPCTSPCNPCNPCNPCSPCNPCSPCSPCNPCDPCNPCYSCGSRFSCRKMIL